From Crassaminicella indica, one genomic window encodes:
- a CDS encoding ECF transporter S component — MNKMKVRQLTITGLMAALVLVGTMLIQVPTPTKGYIHIGDSMVYLSGILLGPVAGSLAAGIGSLFADVFSGYYIYAPATLVIKGLDALVLGYIYNKIVTKDTSISKKIIVFVFSVLAGGAVMVAGYLAYETVLYGFATAVLGIIGNITQAIGGGVLAAPLIIAFDKIKLFQKLKENYR; from the coding sequence ATGAATAAAATGAAAGTAAGACAATTGACTATTACTGGATTAATGGCAGCTTTGGTATTGGTAGGGACAATGCTTATACAAGTACCAACTCCAACGAAGGGGTACATTCATATTGGTGATAGTATGGTGTATCTTAGCGGTATTTTATTAGGTCCAGTAGCGGGAAGTCTTGCTGCAGGAATAGGATCTCTTTTTGCAGATGTTTTCTCAGGATATTATATTTATGCTCCAGCTACTCTTGTGATAAAAGGGTTGGATGCTTTAGTTTTAGGATATATTTATAATAAAATAGTAACAAAAGATACTAGCATTTCAAAAAAAATAATTGTATTTGTTTTTTCAGTACTAGCAGGAGGAGCTGTGATGGTTGCAGGATATTTAGCTTATGAAACTGTACTTTATGGTTTTGCTACAGCGGTATTAGGTATTATTGGTAATATTACTCAAGCAATAGGTGGCGGGGTATTAGCAGCACCATTGATAATTGCTTTTGATAAAATAAAATTATTTCAAAAACTAAAAGAAAACTATAGATAA
- the rpsT gene encoding 30S ribosomal protein S20, with protein sequence MANIKSAKKRIKVIEVKTARNRRIKSAVKTAIRRFEEALVAGNVEEAKAKFQFAEKKIMQAAAKGTFHKNAASRKVAKLAMKLNKAM encoded by the coding sequence TTGGCAAACATTAAATCTGCTAAAAAGAGAATTAAAGTTATTGAAGTAAAAACAGCTAGAAACAGAAGAATAAAATCTGCTGTTAAAACTGCAATCAGAAGATTCGAAGAAGCTTTAGTAGCTGGTAATGTAGAAGAGGCAAAAGCTAAGTTCCAATTTGCTGAAAAGAAAATCATGCAGGCTGCTGCAAAAGGAACTTTCCACAAAAATGCTGCTTCTAGAAAGGTTGCTAAATTAGCTATGAAATTAAATAAAGCTATGTAA
- the gpr gene encoding GPR endopeptidase, with protein sequence MFKIRTDLALEVRELYHEKTKKEIPGVEVKRREEEFATITNVTVLNEEGSKIIGKPKGSYITIEASGMKNPDADLKDCLSQALAKELSNLVPKKDNFKTLIVGLGNWDITPDALGPQVVSKVFVTRHFFEAYKKSDDPTMRPVSAISPGVMGTTGIETVEIIRGVVEKTKPDLVIAIDALASRKMQRVHTTIQISTTGINPGAGIGNKRKELSKNTLGVPVLAIGVPTVVDAATLTNDTIKLVVDELSNQASKDSEFYKILKGMNDEDQYGLIKEVLEPYGANVIVTTKDIDMTIRNISQIIANALNIALHPGIDLKDVNRYLQ encoded by the coding sequence ATGTTTAAAATTCGTACAGATTTGGCTTTAGAAGTAAGAGAGCTGTATCATGAAAAGACAAAAAAAGAAATTCCAGGCGTAGAAGTGAAGAGAAGAGAAGAGGAATTTGCTACTATTACGAATGTAACAGTTTTGAATGAAGAAGGTAGCAAAATAATTGGAAAGCCAAAGGGCAGTTACATTACTATTGAGGCATCAGGAATGAAAAATCCAGATGCAGATTTAAAAGATTGTTTGAGCCAAGCTCTAGCAAAAGAATTATCAAATCTTGTTCCTAAAAAGGACAATTTTAAAACACTTATTGTTGGATTAGGAAACTGGGATATTACACCAGATGCTTTAGGACCTCAAGTTGTATCAAAGGTGTTTGTTACAAGACATTTTTTTGAAGCTTATAAAAAAAGTGATGATCCTACAATGAGACCTGTTAGTGCTATATCTCCAGGAGTAATGGGAACTACAGGGATTGAGACAGTAGAAATTATTCGAGGAGTTGTTGAAAAGACAAAGCCAGACCTTGTTATTGCTATTGATGCTTTAGCATCGAGAAAAATGCAAAGAGTACATACAACTATACAAATATCTACTACTGGAATAAATCCAGGGGCAGGGATTGGTAATAAGAGAAAAGAACTTAGCAAAAATACTTTAGGGGTACCTGTATTAGCGATTGGTGTTCCTACTGTTGTTGATGCTGCAACTTTAACAAATGACACAATAAAATTAGTAGTGGATGAATTATCTAATCAAGCATCGAAGGATTCTGAATTTTATAAAATTCTAAAAGGAATGAATGACGAAGATCAGTATGGTTTGATAAAAGAAGTGTTAGAACCTTATGGTGCAAATGTAATCGTTACAACAAAAGATATAGATATGACTATAAGAAATATATCTCAAATTATTGCTAATGCTTTAAATATTGCGTTGCATCCTGGAATTGATTTAAAAGATGTGAATAGATATTTGCAGTAA
- a CDS encoding DNA internalization-related competence protein ComEC/Rec2, whose protein sequence is MRRPILMITAFYILGILLEYMFAMSYDAILYIFFIMIVAGICIHKQRSAIILFSIILLLGILNFKVNNEYDGELKQLFGKKVYVMGDVIDVVYKERMCMILKVEEIVVDGKKYRPSIKLLVKLKGENEELQAVTGKRIGMNGMLLEPQKRRNPKMFDYNIYLKSKNIYGILYENAKSVEVIGEGDIFFIIKIANCIKDKVVCIIDHIFSKREGGVFLGILLGDKEKLDTNLYKVFKKVGIAHILAVSGLHVGIIYMYINKLLKRFPLPIKIFSILAIVSFYVIITGCAPSVLRAASMTFILILAPLFDRRYDSLCAVASAGLIFLMINPLYLLDIGFQLSFTAVLGIILLYKSIFKKLRILPKAIRTILSVSMAAQIGVIPIVAYHFNYISLGAFIINIPIVMIVGFIVPVGLVSIIFGFVNISIASVFGYIVSILIKIMIALSTFIESMPFSSIEVISPSCFFIFFYYIFFLVWIVEDKKIQRYYISKKQGLILVVGLYVIINVVFYLMPNKMEITFVDVGQGDCILIRTPMKKNILIDGGGSYQKKIDVGEDILVPFLRKNHVGKIDLMILSHIHKDHIGGLICVLDHLRVKSLIMGTDYFQSEDLEKLKEKCRKQKTKIIQCLKNDSIKIEKDVSMKILHPDEEHILFSGDEINNNSLVVLMEYNGNNILFTGDLEAQGEEEILKSYPNLSVDLLKVAHHGSNSSTTNDFLCFVKPKFAVIQVGKNLHGHPHKDVLDRLKENDIVVFRNDEDGAVIVTLDEENIRIETMLHKWRK, encoded by the coding sequence GTGAGAAGACCTATTTTGATGATTACAGCATTTTATATTTTAGGGATATTGTTGGAATATATGTTTGCTATGTCTTATGATGCGATATTGTATATTTTTTTTATAATGATTGTGGCTGGAATTTGTATACATAAGCAGAGATCTGCTATTATTTTATTTTCTATTATACTATTATTAGGGATTTTAAACTTCAAGGTAAACAATGAATATGATGGGGAATTAAAACAATTATTTGGAAAAAAAGTATATGTTATGGGAGATGTAATAGATGTTGTCTATAAAGAACGTATGTGCATGATCCTAAAGGTAGAAGAAATTGTTGTTGATGGGAAAAAGTATAGACCTTCTATCAAGCTCCTTGTAAAACTTAAAGGAGAAAATGAAGAGCTTCAAGCTGTAACAGGAAAAAGAATTGGTATGAATGGTATGCTTTTAGAACCTCAAAAAAGACGAAACCCTAAAATGTTTGATTACAATATATATTTAAAGAGCAAAAATATATATGGGATTTTATATGAAAATGCTAAAAGCGTAGAGGTTATTGGAGAAGGTGATATTTTTTTTATAATTAAAATAGCAAATTGTATAAAAGATAAAGTTGTATGTATAATAGATCATATTTTTTCTAAAAGAGAAGGAGGGGTTTTTTTAGGAATTCTTTTAGGGGATAAAGAAAAATTGGATACAAATTTATATAAAGTTTTTAAAAAAGTAGGAATTGCACATATATTAGCAGTATCAGGGTTACATGTAGGGATTATTTATATGTATATTAATAAATTATTAAAAAGGTTTCCTCTGCCTATAAAGATATTTAGCATATTGGCTATTGTTAGTTTTTATGTTATTATAACTGGATGTGCTCCTTCAGTTTTACGAGCTGCAAGCATGACTTTTATATTGATTTTAGCACCACTTTTTGATAGAAGATATGATTCCTTATGTGCTGTTGCTAGTGCAGGGTTAATATTTTTGATGATAAATCCTTTATATTTATTAGATATAGGCTTTCAACTTTCTTTTACAGCAGTTTTAGGTATTATACTTTTATATAAATCAATTTTTAAAAAACTAAGAATTTTACCTAAAGCTATTAGAACAATATTATCTGTATCTATGGCTGCACAAATAGGGGTTATTCCTATTGTTGCATATCACTTTAATTATATATCTTTAGGTGCATTTATTATAAATATACCTATTGTAATGATTGTAGGCTTTATTGTACCAGTAGGGCTTGTAAGTATTATATTTGGATTTGTAAACATCTCTATAGCGTCTGTTTTTGGATATATTGTGTCTATTTTAATAAAGATTATGATTGCTTTATCAACCTTTATAGAATCTATGCCTTTTTCTAGTATAGAAGTAATTTCGCCAAGTTGCTTTTTTATATTTTTTTATTATATTTTCTTTTTGGTGTGGATTGTAGAAGATAAAAAAATTCAGAGATATTACATAAGCAAAAAACAAGGATTGATTTTAGTGGTTGGATTATATGTTATCATAAACGTTGTTTTTTATTTAATGCCTAATAAAATGGAAATTACTTTTGTAGATGTTGGACAAGGAGATTGTATTCTTATTAGGACACCTATGAAAAAAAATATTTTAATAGATGGTGGAGGAAGTTATCAGAAAAAAATAGATGTTGGTGAAGATATTTTAGTGCCTTTTCTAAGGAAGAATCATGTAGGTAAAATTGATCTAATGATATTATCTCATATTCATAAAGATCATATAGGAGGACTTATTTGTGTATTAGATCATTTAAGGGTAAAATCTTTGATTATGGGGACAGATTATTTTCAATCAGAAGATTTAGAAAAATTAAAGGAAAAATGCAGGAAGCAAAAAACAAAAATTATTCAATGCTTAAAGAATGATAGTATAAAAATTGAAAAGGATGTCAGTATGAAAATTCTTCATCCAGATGAAGAGCATATTTTGTTTTCTGGTGATGAAATAAATAATAATTCCTTAGTTGTATTAATGGAATATAATGGAAATAATATTTTATTTACTGGTGATCTTGAAGCTCAAGGGGAAGAGGAAATTTTAAAAAGTTATCCAAATCTTTCTGTAGATCTATTAAAGGTAGCACATCATGGTAGCAATAGTTCCACTACTAATGATTTTTTATGCTTTGTAAAACCAAAATTTGCTGTGATACAGGTTGGAAAAAATCTACATGGGCATCCCCATAAGGATGTATTAGATCGATTAAAAGAAAATGATATAGTAGTATTTAGAAATGATGAAGATGGTGCTGTTATTGTTACTTTAGATGAAGAAAATATAAGAATTGAAACAATGTTGCATAAATGGAGAAAATAA
- the holA gene encoding DNA polymerase III subunit delta codes for MNYKEVLKDLKNDALNNLYLFYGQEYYLIENILNSIKEKIINKGFEDLNYQFIDGKETDVNTIINACETLPFMAERRMVLVKDLECFFGKRKNISDGEEERLTKYFANLPATTHLFFVVTQDIDKRKKIIKAISKYGKIVAFEKLSERDMHKWILKSFKKYNKEINDREISYFLDITGYLDKNSNKNLKDLDNEINKLCSFLGDRIVVTSSDIELLAPKSIENNIFSLVESIGRKNTDKALSLFSDMLMEGESEIKILYMITRQFRYLFQIKLMEKQGYTPMAIAPKLGLRQFVVKKYLQQAMNFDEKMLKKALQACLDTDESIKKGKIDQRLGIELLITQFG; via the coding sequence ATGAATTACAAAGAGGTTTTAAAGGATTTAAAAAATGATGCACTGAATAATTTGTATTTATTTTATGGACAAGAATATTATCTTATAGAAAATATTTTGAATAGTATTAAAGAAAAAATAATAAATAAAGGATTTGAAGATCTTAATTATCAGTTTATAGATGGGAAAGAAACAGATGTTAATACAATCATTAATGCTTGTGAAACTCTTCCCTTTATGGCAGAGAGAAGAATGGTTCTTGTAAAAGATCTAGAATGTTTTTTTGGAAAAAGAAAAAACATTAGCGATGGAGAGGAAGAAAGATTGACTAAATATTTTGCTAATTTACCTGCTACAACACATTTATTTTTTGTAGTAACACAAGACATTGATAAAAGAAAAAAGATTATAAAAGCAATTAGTAAGTATGGAAAAATAGTAGCTTTTGAGAAATTATCAGAGAGAGATATGCATAAATGGATTTTAAAAAGCTTTAAAAAGTATAATAAAGAAATCAATGATAGGGAAATATCTTATTTCTTAGATATTACTGGATATTTAGATAAAAATTCAAATAAAAATTTAAAAGATTTAGATAATGAAATCAATAAATTGTGTAGCTTTTTAGGGGATCGAATTGTAGTAACAAGTAGTGATATTGAATTATTAGCACCTAAATCTATAGAAAATAATATTTTTAGCCTTGTAGAGTCAATAGGAAGGAAAAATACGGATAAAGCGCTTTCTCTTTTTAGTGATATGTTAATGGAAGGGGAATCAGAAATTAAGATATTGTATATGATTACAAGACAATTCCGATATTTATTTCAAATAAAATTAATGGAAAAACAAGGGTATACACCAATGGCAATAGCTCCTAAACTAGGTCTTAGACAGTTTGTTGTAAAGAAATATTTGCAACAGGCTATGAATTTTGATGAAAAAATGCTAAAAAAAGCTCTTCAGGCTTGTTTGGATACAGATGAAAGCATTAAGAAAGGGAAGATTGACCAAAGACTAGGGATAGAATTATTAATAACTCAATTTGGATAA
- the spoIIP gene encoding stage II sporulation protein P, with protein sequence MKVKVIEMKRYYRWIGVFITCMMCILACGMLILDTKEMIVKANGVRNGQNFVQAHEKENIKDDLFIQMLNKTIPALEVNYKKENGYSQDKTFVKMVLGKLMNFDYEDPKTLFKAQISMLKEADDDLAEMDDYMLLKDQENNIAKNHDINNSLEEIENNEIVKKTKEVQELAVASRKAKVESTPKKNTKQIPIVSSPVNMPNKVELNMNKPVIFIYHTHATESYMPESIGNFHSLKRRFTVRAVGDKLTSYLVRKGYKVIHNDTLHDYPSYQQSYVRALETLKSNMDKNPSLKIIFDIHRDAAPNNNTARENSYVVINGQKVARYSIVVGTKNKNTEKLLTFAKYIKAKSDELYPGLAKKTITKPYRFNQFNSDYYALIEIGNTANNIDEAIRTTKYLAEILDRVINDIKK encoded by the coding sequence GTGAAAGTTAAGGTAATTGAAATGAAAAGATATTATAGATGGATAGGTGTTTTTATAACTTGTATGATGTGTATTTTAGCATGCGGTATGTTGATTTTAGATACTAAGGAAATGATTGTTAAAGCAAATGGGGTCAGAAACGGTCAAAATTTTGTACAAGCTCATGAAAAAGAAAATATAAAGGATGATTTATTTATACAGATGTTAAATAAAACGATACCTGCTTTAGAAGTAAATTATAAAAAGGAAAATGGGTATAGCCAAGATAAAACATTTGTTAAAATGGTTTTAGGCAAATTAATGAATTTTGATTATGAAGATCCTAAAACACTATTTAAGGCACAAATATCGATGTTAAAAGAAGCAGATGATGATTTAGCAGAAATGGATGATTATATGTTGCTAAAGGATCAGGAAAATAACATAGCAAAGAATCATGATATAAATAATTCTTTAGAAGAGATAGAAAATAATGAGATAGTTAAAAAAACAAAAGAAGTTCAAGAATTAGCTGTAGCATCTAGGAAGGCGAAAGTAGAAAGTACCCCCAAAAAAAATACAAAACAAATTCCTATTGTAAGTTCTCCTGTAAATATGCCAAACAAAGTGGAGCTGAATATGAATAAGCCTGTAATATTCATATATCATACTCATGCAACAGAATCATATATGCCAGAATCTATAGGGAATTTTCATTCTCTTAAAAGAAGGTTCACAGTAAGAGCTGTAGGAGATAAATTAACATCTTATTTGGTTAGAAAAGGCTATAAAGTTATACATAACGATACTCTCCATGATTATCCATCATACCAACAATCATATGTAAGAGCTTTAGAAACATTAAAATCAAATATGGATAAAAACCCTTCATTGAAAATAATATTTGATATTCATAGAGATGCAGCACCTAATAATAATACTGCTAGAGAAAACAGCTATGTGGTGATTAATGGTCAAAAAGTTGCAAGATACAGTATTGTTGTAGGTACAAAAAATAAAAATACAGAAAAATTATTAACATTTGCTAAATATATAAAAGCAAAAAGTGATGAACTTTATCCGGGATTAGCAAAAAAAACTATCACCAAGCCTTATCGATTTAATCAGTTTAATTCTGATTATTATGCACTTATAGAAATTGGAAATACAGCTAATAATATAGATGAAGCTATTAGAACAACAAAATA